Proteins encoded in a region of the Pelobates fuscus isolate aPelFus1 chromosome 11, aPelFus1.pri, whole genome shotgun sequence genome:
- the LOC134577115 gene encoding neural cell adhesion molecule 1-like, with protein MRSIHKMGPKAFSLLISALLIATVHSSRKMSLSIIPSNGEIYVGETKYFMCKATQEAELKWVTTEGDLEDEPGRFETEKVDETLIGVNVTLSSFEPDQVIKCQGETDSGESSEQEITLSVIQRPKIVGDFGAKKEFTAGSQVKIPCLAEGIPKPKISWMHNGKAVSGSQDGSLQIDQIQLEDSGIYSCAASIDVRGEKDQKSVSITVNAAPVVRLPNKHLNATSKSNTSLTCSVTGNPAPHITWRRGEQPVLHDGEKYILSSNGQKLLIVDLDKSDEGEYTCNATNSLGMESASLVLEVTSEHEKGLGAGVIVGILLILFLVVMLAVDLMCFRTRRRGVFMYISTNLLGKSVARVKLEETEVKKGSTDKNQVVNISGIDA; from the exons TACATTCCTCTCGGAAAATGAGTCTGAGCATCATCCCATCAAACGGTGAAATATATGTCGGAGAAACAAAGTATTTCATGTGTAAAG CTACTCAGGAGGCAGAGCTGAAATGGGTAACCACCGAGGGCGATTTAGAAGACGAACCTGGACGATTTGAGACAGAAAAAGTTGATGAAACTTTGATTGGTGTTAATGTAACATTATCCAGTTTTGAGCCTGATCAAGTTATCAAATGCCAAGGGGAAACTGACTCTGGGGAGTCATCAGAACAGGAAATCACACTATCTGTTATCC AGAGACCCAAGATTGTTGGAGACTTTGGAGCAAAGAAAGAATTCACTGCTGGTTCTCAGGTTAAGATCCCGTGTTTAGCGGAAGGCATCCCAAAACCCAAAATCTCCTGGATGCACAATGGAAAAGCAGTGAGCGGGTCTCAAG ATGGATCTCTACAAATTGACCAAATCCAGCTGGAGGATTCTGGGATCTACAGCTGCGCAGCCTCCATTGACGTCCGTGGCGAGAAGGACCAGAAAAGCGTGTCTATTACTGTGAATG CGGCTCCAGTTGTACGTTTGCCTAATAAGCACCTGAATGCTACCTCGAAATCAAATACGTCTCTCACCTGTTCAGTCACAGGAAACCCTGCCCCTCACATCACCTGGAGAAG GGGGGAACAGCCCGTCCTTCACGATGGGGAAAAGTATATTCTCAGTTCTAATGGCCAGAAGCTGCTAATCGTAGACCTTGATAAGTCTGATGAAGGAGAATATACCTGCAACGCAACAAACAGCTTGGGAATGGAGAGCGCGAGCCTAGTTCTAGAAGTTACAA GTGAACACGAGAAGGGTTTAGGAGCAGGTGTGATTGTTGGCATCCTTCTCATCTTATTTTTGGTTGTAATGTTGGCTGTTGACTTGATGTGCTTTCGAACCAGAAGACGTGGTGTTTTCATGTACATTTCCACCAACCTGTTGGGGAAGTCCGTTGCAAGAGTCAAGCTTGAAGAAACAGAGGTCAA GAAAGGGTCTACTGACAAGAACCAGGTAGTAAACATCTCAGGGATCGATGCCTGA